The Mesorhizobium loti genome includes a region encoding these proteins:
- a CDS encoding GntR family transcriptional regulator, with product MLRPRQSNQDNNAALASKPIKTGPRVYEEIRRMAMDYRFKPNERINEVALAARLNVSRSPIREALQRLVTEELITFQTNRGFFCRGFDVDEVVNLSDVRAVLEERSVRLAVQRATNEELAALVDWWTRTMARADSFSSTELTARDEEFHIRIARLSGNPELARMLEGINTRIHFVRKIEVEKHRRLSTTYTEHSEIARAMVSRDADRAARLMHDHIAISVADAMSTVREGLARIYIDIGQI from the coding sequence ATGCTCCGACCCAGGCAAAGCAACCAGGACAACAATGCGGCGTTGGCATCCAAGCCGATCAAGACCGGCCCGCGTGTCTATGAAGAGATCCGTCGCATGGCGATGGACTATCGCTTCAAGCCGAACGAGCGCATCAACGAAGTGGCGCTTGCCGCGAGGCTGAATGTCAGCCGCAGCCCGATCCGGGAGGCCCTCCAGCGGCTGGTCACGGAGGAACTCATCACCTTCCAGACCAATCGCGGCTTCTTCTGCCGCGGCTTCGATGTCGACGAGGTCGTCAATCTTTCCGATGTGCGGGCCGTGCTCGAGGAGCGCTCCGTCAGGCTGGCGGTCCAGCGCGCGACCAATGAGGAACTCGCCGCGCTCGTCGACTGGTGGACGCGCACCATGGCGCGCGCCGACTCATTTTCCAGCACTGAGCTGACCGCCAGGGACGAGGAATTTCACATCCGCATCGCCAGGCTGTCAGGCAATCCCGAACTGGCGCGCATGCTCGAAGGCATCAACACGCGCATCCATTTCGTCCGCAAGATCGAAGTGGAGAAGCACCGGCGACTGTCGACGACCTATACCGAACACAGCGAGATCGCCCGGGCCATGGTCAGCCGCGATGCCGACAGGGCAGCCAGGCTCATGCATGACCATATCGCCATCAGTGTCGCCGACGCCATGTCGACCGTTCGCGAAGGCCTGGCCCGGATATATATCGATATCGGCCAGATCTGA
- a CDS encoding D-amino acid dehydrogenase encodes MRVLILGGGVVGITTAYQLQKDGHAVTVLEQAPQVAEGASWANAGMIAPGHSFVWSSPAAPKILLKSLFQKDQALRFKLSADPHLYSWSLRFLMQCTAAKARRNTLLKHRLAVHSQAVLQAVVREEAIQYDRTSAGILYFHRSRQALDKGVANMRLLEADGQEIRIVDAQEIIDREPALASSRGSIAGGILCPTDETGDAAKFARVLAAIVEKRGGKILTDTRIVGIERRNDAITRVVTDKGEVLADTYVLCLGAESPILARKIGLGLPIYPIKGYSLTIPIVDQVLAPKLPVIDEHNLVAITPMGDRIRVTATAEFAGYDRSHEPSDFTFMKRVAQELFPRGIAYDRAEMRACLRPMTPDNLPILGLRNIKNLWLNTGHGHIGWTMAHGSARIVADLIAGRAAPIALDGILPTQARFAEPSAAKA; translated from the coding sequence ATGCGCGTATTGATCTTGGGCGGGGGCGTGGTCGGGATCACCACTGCCTATCAGCTGCAAAAGGATGGCCACGCGGTCACCGTTCTCGAGCAGGCACCGCAGGTGGCCGAGGGCGCGAGCTGGGCAAATGCCGGCATGATCGCGCCTGGCCATTCCTTTGTCTGGTCATCGCCAGCCGCCCCAAAAATCCTGCTGAAGTCGCTGTTCCAGAAGGACCAGGCGCTTCGCTTCAAACTCTCCGCCGACCCGCATCTCTACAGCTGGTCGCTGCGCTTCCTCATGCAATGCACGGCCGCCAAAGCGCGTCGCAACACCCTCCTCAAACATCGGCTTGCGGTCCATTCCCAAGCGGTCCTTCAGGCGGTCGTCAGGGAGGAAGCGATACAGTACGACAGGACGTCGGCCGGCATTCTGTACTTCCACCGCAGCCGTCAGGCGCTCGACAAGGGCGTCGCCAACATGCGCCTGCTGGAGGCTGACGGCCAGGAGATACGCATTGTCGACGCGCAGGAAATCATTGACCGCGAGCCGGCGCTGGCTTCGTCGCGCGGCAGCATTGCCGGCGGCATATTGTGTCCGACCGACGAAACCGGCGACGCCGCCAAGTTCGCGCGCGTGCTGGCGGCCATCGTCGAAAAGAGGGGCGGCAAGATCCTGACGGACACCAGGATCGTCGGGATAGAACGCAGGAACGACGCGATCACCCGGGTCGTCACCGACAAGGGAGAGGTGTTGGCCGACACCTACGTTCTGTGCCTGGGCGCGGAAAGCCCGATCCTCGCCCGCAAGATCGGCCTTGGCCTGCCGATCTACCCGATCAAGGGATATTCCCTGACCATTCCCATCGTCGACCAGGTCCTGGCTCCAAAGCTTCCCGTGATCGATGAGCACAACCTCGTTGCCATCACGCCGATGGGCGATCGCATCCGCGTCACCGCCACCGCGGAATTTGCGGGCTATGACCGCAGCCACGAGCCTTCGGATTTCACCTTCATGAAGCGCGTCGCGCAGGAGCTGTTTCCGCGCGGTATCGCCTATGATCGCGCCGAGATGCGGGCCTGTCTGAGACCCATGACGCCCGACAATCTGCCGATCCTCGGCCTGCGCAACATCAAAAACCTCTGGCTGAACACCGGTCACGGCCATATCGGCTGGACGATGGCGCATGGATCGGCCCGCATCGTCGCCGATCTGATCGCCGGCCGAGCTGCACCAATCGCCCTCGATGGTATCCTTCCCACACAGGCGCGGTTCGCCGAACCAAGCGCCGCAAAGGCTTGA
- a CDS encoding Asp/Glu racemase → MDAPVTRADDTLVLDKEHIPFKTDDGIGTRANLGLLVLRTDQTIEDEFRYALPARDIALYEARLYSDVEITPENLMKMSAVIPGTVGLLPDVKFDVIGFACTSGALVIGEDKVAARVHEVLPGVQVTNPVTAARAALKALGVSRIALLTPYLAKINHSLRASLMARGMDIPVMGSFNEADDNVVARITPASVKQAILEIGASSDCEAVFVSCTSMRVARIIEEVEKELGKPVTSSNHALAWHMLRLGGIGEQIAGKGELFRH, encoded by the coding sequence ATGGACGCCCCGGTTACCCGCGCCGACGACACGCTTGTCCTCGACAAGGAACACATTCCATTCAAGACAGATGACGGTATCGGCACCCGCGCCAATCTCGGCCTGCTCGTGCTTCGGACCGACCAGACCATCGAGGATGAATTCCGCTATGCGCTGCCCGCGCGCGACATCGCGCTGTACGAGGCGCGGCTCTACAGCGATGTCGAGATCACGCCGGAGAACCTGATGAAGATGTCGGCGGTGATCCCCGGCACGGTCGGGCTTTTGCCGGACGTCAAGTTCGATGTGATCGGCTTTGCCTGCACGTCGGGAGCACTTGTCATCGGCGAGGACAAGGTCGCCGCGCGCGTCCACGAGGTGCTGCCGGGCGTACAGGTGACCAACCCAGTGACGGCGGCGCGCGCCGCGCTGAAGGCCCTGGGCGTCTCACGGATCGCGCTGCTCACCCCATATCTCGCCAAAATCAATCATTCCCTGCGTGCATCGCTGATGGCGCGGGGGATGGATATTCCGGTCATGGGCTCGTTCAATGAGGCCGACGACAATGTCGTTGCGCGCATCACGCCGGCATCGGTCAAGCAGGCCATTTTGGAAATCGGCGCGTCGAGCGACTGTGAGGCCGTGTTCGTTTCCTGCACGAGCATGCGCGTTGCCCGGATCATCGAGGAGGTCGAGAAGGAACTGGGGAAACCGGTCACCTCGAGCAACCATGCACTTGCCTGGCATATGCTGCGGCTTGGCGGCATTGGTGAGCAGATTGCCGGAAAAGGCGAGCTGTTTCGCCACTAG
- a CDS encoding molybdopterin-dependent oxidoreductase, with protein sequence MAKFEISRRKFLTGAGLGASGIMLSGCDAFDSQLSIGGGLRSFLENANGLTYRAQRLLAGRDALAPEFSEADIRQPQRPNGVTAPDDDVYKGLLANNFADWRLEVSGLVEKPLSLSREQLQNMPSRTQITRHDCVEGWSCIAKWTGTPLSLVLDQAVVKPQARYVMFHCLDTIDRSLSGDIKYYGTIDLIDARHPQTILAYGLNGKPLPVENGAPLRVRVERQLGYKMPKYLYKIELVDGFATVGGGRGGYWEDNGYDWYGGI encoded by the coding sequence ATGGCGAAGTTTGAGATCAGCCGCCGCAAATTCCTGACCGGTGCCGGCCTTGGCGCCTCCGGCATCATGCTGTCGGGCTGCGATGCTTTCGACAGCCAGTTGAGCATTGGCGGCGGCCTGCGCAGCTTCCTCGAAAACGCCAATGGCCTGACATACCGGGCGCAACGCCTGCTTGCCGGACGCGATGCGCTGGCGCCGGAGTTTTCCGAGGCCGACATCCGCCAGCCGCAGCGGCCGAACGGGGTCACCGCTCCCGATGACGACGTCTACAAAGGCTTGCTCGCCAACAACTTCGCCGACTGGCGGCTGGAGGTTTCAGGCCTCGTCGAAAAGCCGCTGTCGCTTAGCCGCGAGCAGCTTCAGAACATGCCGAGCCGCACGCAGATCACGCGTCATGATTGCGTCGAAGGTTGGAGCTGCATAGCCAAATGGACCGGCACGCCGCTGTCGCTGGTGCTGGACCAGGCGGTGGTCAAGCCGCAGGCGCGCTACGTCATGTTCCATTGCCTCGACACGATCGACCGCAGCCTGTCGGGCGACATCAAATATTACGGCACCATCGACCTGATCGATGCCCGTCACCCGCAGACGATCCTTGCCTACGGCCTGAACGGCAAGCCGCTGCCGGTCGAGAACGGTGCACCGTTGCGCGTCCGCGTCGAGCGCCAGCTCGGCTACAAGATGCCGAAATACCTCTACAAGATCGAACTCGTCGACGGCTTCGCCACTGTCGGCGGCGGCAGGGGCGGCTATTGGGAAGACAATGGCTATGACTGGTACGGCGGGATCTGA
- a CDS encoding cytochrome b/b6 domain-containing protein, which yields MESVARSQSAAGPGASASNEKTLIYRQSRWTRLTHWLWAISLFFMLLSGLQIFNARPQLYIGKQSGFEYNNTIFAIGAENTNTGPRGYTEIFGKRFDTTGVLGWSGPAGQETSRAFPSWATIPSYYDLGTARVVHFFFAWILTTTLIVWLVASTVNGHLRRDLAPRLDDLKRLPQDIIDHAKLKFHHTREYNTLQKMAYGGVLFVLLPLMIITGLAMSPSMNSVLPFLNDLLGGRQTARTIHFTVMVLLVAFFVVHILMILAAGPINELRSIITGWYRTDPPAHDDKTAERSV from the coding sequence ATGGAATCCGTTGCCAGAAGCCAATCCGCCGCCGGTCCAGGCGCTTCGGCGTCGAACGAAAAAACGCTGATCTACCGGCAGTCGCGCTGGACGCGGCTGACGCATTGGCTTTGGGCCATCTCGCTGTTCTTCATGCTGCTGTCGGGCCTGCAGATCTTCAATGCCCGCCCGCAACTCTATATCGGCAAGCAGTCTGGCTTCGAGTACAACAACACCATCTTCGCCATCGGCGCGGAAAACACCAACACCGGGCCACGCGGCTACACGGAGATCTTCGGCAAGCGCTTCGACACCACCGGTGTGCTCGGCTGGTCGGGCCCGGCCGGCCAGGAGACGTCCCGCGCCTTCCCGTCCTGGGCGACGATCCCGTCCTACTATGATCTCGGCACCGCCCGCGTCGTCCATTTCTTCTTTGCCTGGATACTGACCACGACCTTGATCGTCTGGCTGGTCGCCAGCACTGTGAACGGCCATCTGCGGCGCGATCTCGCGCCGCGCCTCGATGATCTCAAGCGGCTGCCGCAGGACATCATCGACCACGCCAAGCTCAAATTCCACCACACGCGGGAATACAACACGCTGCAGAAGATGGCCTATGGCGGTGTGCTGTTCGTGCTGCTGCCGCTGATGATCATCACCGGCCTTGCGATGTCGCCCAGCATGAATTCGGTGCTGCCGTTCCTCAACGATCTGCTCGGTGGCCGGCAGACGGCGCGCACCATCCATTTCACCGTCATGGTGCTGCTGGTCGCCTTCTTCGTCGTCCATATCCTGATGATTCTCGCCGCCGGCCCGATCAACGAGCTGCGTTCCATCATCACCGGCTGGTATCGCACCGACCCTCCCGCGCATGACGACAAGACAGCCGAGAGGAGTGTGTAA
- a CDS encoding DUF1345 domain-containing protein, with protein MAAEIPMKPPMRRHMLFAVSACFGVLALLTALLLHAPLAYSIGANAFFAAYVILVVAQMPKFTGKYLSKNARATDQPVLVIFAVTLVVVGFATFSLFQLINQKDSAHPVELTFALLSIPLGWFTIHAMAALHYAHVYWMDGDAVDAETKKKIPVGGLLFPGDKRPEGWDFLYFSTVIGMTAQTADTNISTTHMRCVVLVHSILSFFFNTVIVAAAVNLAVSLGAP; from the coding sequence ATGGCTGCCGAAATCCCGATGAAGCCTCCCATGCGGCGCCACATGCTGTTCGCGGTATCGGCATGCTTCGGCGTTTTGGCGCTCCTCACGGCGTTGCTGCTGCACGCCCCGCTCGCCTATTCGATCGGCGCCAACGCCTTCTTTGCCGCCTACGTCATCCTTGTCGTCGCCCAGATGCCGAAGTTCACCGGCAAATATCTGAGCAAAAATGCGCGCGCCACCGACCAGCCAGTGCTGGTCATCTTCGCCGTGACGCTCGTCGTCGTCGGTTTTGCCACCTTTTCGCTGTTCCAACTGATCAACCAGAAAGACAGCGCCCACCCTGTCGAACTCACCTTCGCGCTGCTGTCGATCCCGCTCGGCTGGTTCACCATCCATGCCATGGCAGCGCTCCACTATGCGCATGTCTACTGGATGGACGGCGATGCGGTCGATGCCGAGACCAAGAAGAAAATTCCGGTCGGCGGACTGCTGTTTCCTGGCGACAAGCGACCGGAAGGCTGGGATTTCCTCTACTTCTCGACCGTCATCGGCATGACGGCGCAGACCGCCGACACCAACATCTCGACGACGCATATGCGTTGTGTAGTGCTGGTCCATTCGATTCTGTCGTTCTTCTTCAACACCGTCATCGTCGCCGCAGCCGTCAACCTCGCCGTCAGCCTGGGCGCTCCGTAA
- a CDS encoding YaiI/YqxD family protein, with protein sequence MPAPAILVDADACPVKAEVEKVAERHGVVVTYVSNGGLRPSRDPMIRNVVVSKGADAADDWIVDNARTNDIVITADIPLAARAVALGAHVLGPTGRPFTPETIGMAVAMRDLKQHLRETGESKGYNASFAPQDRSRFLGELDRILRRALKSATPQ encoded by the coding sequence ATGCCCGCACCCGCCATTCTCGTCGACGCCGACGCCTGCCCGGTCAAGGCCGAGGTCGAAAAGGTCGCCGAGCGCCATGGCGTCGTCGTCACCTACGTCTCCAATGGCGGTTTGCGGCCATCGCGCGATCCGATGATCCGCAATGTCGTCGTCTCAAAGGGCGCCGATGCCGCCGACGACTGGATCGTCGACAATGCGCGGACCAACGATATCGTCATCACCGCCGACATTCCGCTGGCCGCCCGTGCGGTGGCGCTCGGCGCGCATGTGCTTGGGCCGACTGGACGTCCTTTCACGCCGGAAACGATCGGCATGGCGGTGGCAATGCGCGATCTCAAGCAACATTTGCGCGAGACCGGCGAAAGCAAGGGCTACAATGCCAGCTTCGCCCCACAGGACCGTTCGCGGTTTCTCGGCGAACTCGACCGCATCTTGCGGCGCGCGCTGAAATCCGCCACACCGCAATAG
- the gfa gene encoding S-(hydroxymethyl)glutathione synthase, whose translation MAEKLHPKIDNGLPRESASFAGGTLVCACTSKPVKVKVKGQIAHNHACGCTKCWKPEGAVFSVVAVAGTGDVTVTENGDKLKVVDPSALIQRHACTVCGVHMHGPVERDHPFKGLSFIHPERFEEDGWSPPGFTAFVSSIIESGVDPKRMDGIRSQLKTIGLEPYDCLNPGLMDYIATWTAKKSGALPA comes from the coding sequence ATGGCGGAGAAACTGCATCCGAAAATCGACAATGGCTTGCCCAGGGAAAGCGCAAGCTTTGCCGGCGGCACGCTGGTCTGCGCCTGCACCAGCAAGCCGGTGAAGGTGAAGGTCAAGGGTCAGATCGCCCACAATCATGCCTGCGGCTGCACCAAATGCTGGAAGCCGGAAGGCGCGGTGTTCTCGGTTGTTGCTGTGGCCGGCACCGGCGACGTCACCGTCACCGAGAATGGCGACAAGCTCAAGGTGGTCGACCCCTCGGCACTGATCCAGCGCCATGCCTGCACCGTCTGCGGCGTCCACATGCACGGACCGGTCGAGCGCGACCACCCGTTCAAGGGCCTGTCCTTCATCCATCCCGAGCGCTTCGAGGAGGACGGCTGGTCGCCGCCGGGCTTCACCGCCTTTGTCTCGTCGATCATCGAGTCCGGTGTCGATCCAAAGCGGATGGACGGCATCCGCTCGCAGTTGAAGACAATCGGGCTGGAGCCCTATGACTGCCTCAATCCCGGCCTGATGGACTATATCGCCACCTGGACGGCGAAGAAGTCCGGCGCTTTGCCGGCCTGA